The Yersinia intermedia genome window below encodes:
- a CDS encoding pyridoxal phosphate-dependent aminotransferase translates to MSPIEKSSKLDNVCYDIRGPVLKEAKRLEEEGNKVLKLNIGNPAPFGFDAPDEILVDVIRNLPTAQGYCDSKGLFSARKAIMQHYQARDMRDLTVEDIYIGNGVSELIVQSMQALLNQGDEMLVPAPDYPLWTAAVSLSSGTAVHYMCDEESGWFPDLDDIRSKITPRTRGIVIINPNNPTGAVYSKELLLEIVEIARQNDLIIFADEIYDKILYDEAQHHSIAALAPDLLTVTFNGLSKTYRVAGFRQGWMVLNGPKKHAKGYIEGLEMLASMRLCANVPMQHAIQTALGGYQSISEFIQPGGRLYEQRDRAWELINQIPGVSCVKPQGALYMFPRIDQKRFNLKDDQKLVLDLLLQEKVLLVQGSAFNWPYPDHVRIVTLPRVDELEMAVRKLGRFLETYHQ, encoded by the coding sequence ATGTCCCCCATTGAGAAATCCAGCAAACTGGACAACGTCTGTTACGACATTCGTGGACCAGTGCTAAAAGAAGCTAAGCGTCTTGAAGAAGAAGGTAACAAGGTTCTGAAACTGAATATCGGCAACCCAGCCCCATTTGGTTTCGATGCACCCGATGAAATTCTGGTGGATGTGATCCGTAATTTGCCGACTGCACAGGGCTATTGCGATTCCAAAGGCCTGTTTTCGGCGCGCAAAGCCATTATGCAGCACTATCAGGCACGGGATATGCGTGACCTGACAGTGGAGGATATTTACATTGGGAACGGTGTCTCTGAGCTGATCGTGCAATCCATGCAGGCATTGCTGAACCAGGGCGATGAAATGCTGGTACCTGCACCAGATTATCCGTTATGGACGGCGGCAGTTTCGCTTTCAAGCGGTACCGCCGTACATTACATGTGTGATGAAGAATCGGGCTGGTTCCCTGATTTAGACGATATCCGCAGTAAAATCACGCCGCGTACTCGTGGTATTGTGATTATTAACCCGAATAACCCAACCGGCGCGGTATACAGCAAAGAGTTGTTGCTGGAGATTGTTGAAATCGCCCGTCAAAATGATCTGATCATTTTCGCCGATGAGATCTACGATAAGATTTTATATGACGAAGCTCAGCATCATTCTATTGCTGCTTTGGCACCTGATTTGTTAACTGTAACCTTCAATGGTTTGTCCAAGACTTACCGTGTTGCTGGTTTCCGTCAGGGCTGGATGGTGCTGAATGGCCCGAAAAAGCACGCTAAAGGTTATATTGAAGGTTTAGAAATGCTGGCATCAATGCGTCTGTGCGCCAACGTACCGATGCAGCATGCCATTCAGACGGCACTCGGTGGCTATCAGAGCATCAGCGAGTTTATTCAGCCGGGTGGGCGCTTGTACGAACAACGTGACCGTGCCTGGGAGCTAATCAACCAAATACCGGGGGTTTCTTGCGTGAAACCTCAAGGTGCGCTGTATATGTTTCCGCGCATTGATCAGAAGCGGTTTAACCTGAAAGATGATCAGAAACTGGTATTGGATCTGCTATTGCAGGAAAAAGTGCTGTTGGTTCAAGGCAGCGCCTTTAACTGGCCATACCCTGATCATGTGCGGATTGTAACATTACCGCGCGTGGATGAGCTGGAGATGGCAGTTAGGAAACTGGGGCGGTTTTTGGAGACCTACCACCAGTAA
- the yfbR gene encoding 5'-deoxynucleotidase: MSHFFAHLSRLKLINRWPLMRNVRTENVSEHSLQVAFVAHALAIIKNRKFNGNLNADRIALLAMYHDASEVITGDLPTPIKYYNPQIAHEYKKIEKVAQQKLIEMLPKELQHDFRCLLDEHYYSEEEKALVKQADALCAYLKCLEELSAGNNEFIQAKARLEKTLAMRQSPEMDYFMAVFVPSFSLSLDEISLDSLD; this comes from the coding sequence ATGAGTCATTTCTTCGCCCATCTATCCCGTTTGAAACTAATCAACCGCTGGCCTCTGATGCGCAATGTCCGCACTGAGAATGTCTCTGAACACAGTTTGCAGGTGGCATTTGTCGCTCATGCGCTAGCTATCATTAAGAACCGTAAGTTTAACGGCAATCTTAATGCTGATCGCATTGCACTGCTGGCGATGTACCACGATGCCAGCGAAGTGATTACCGGGGATTTACCGACGCCCATCAAGTATTACAACCCGCAAATCGCCCACGAATACAAAAAAATAGAAAAGGTTGCCCAACAAAAACTGATCGAAATGCTGCCGAAGGAGTTACAGCATGATTTCCGCTGTCTGCTGGACGAGCACTATTACAGCGAAGAAGAGAAAGCGCTGGTTAAACAAGCCGATGCCCTGTGTGCTTATCTAAAATGTCTGGAAGAGTTATCGGCCGGTAATAACGAGTTTATTCAAGCCAAAGCGCGGTTGGAGAAAACCCTCGCGATGCGCCAAAGCCCGGAAATGGATTACTTTATGGCGGTGTTTGTGCCCAGCTTTAGCCTGTCACTGGATGAAATCAGCCTCGACTCACTGGATTAA